Within Saccharomycodes ludwigii strain NBRC 1722 chromosome IV, whole genome shotgun sequence, the genomic segment CATTATActatatttgtttaatagttaaaaaaagattagaGCAGCTACCTCTGCTAAAACCATATCTAAACTTAGCATATTCCACCGCAGAACTACTTTGCGAGCGTCAAGCATTGTTGTTGGCTCAAAGGAAACAACAACTCCATCAGAGTTATGATTCTATTACACTCATTTCATCATCCAATTCTAGTTTCCTACAATCTCCTGGTAATAGAATAAGCTCTGTCTCAAGTATATCTATGGATTCAATGGATAGTGAAAAAATAAGCACCACTTCTTCAAATGAAGGTGCTTTTGTTATGAGAAGTTCATCGCACAGTTCTAGCAGCAATCTTTCAAGTAACAAAAATGATCTATTGACCTTTTCAATAGGTATTTTGCCCATCACCACAGATTGTGATCCGGTCACCCAATTATCTAATTTGTTCCAACAAGGATCCCCGTTATGTATTATATTCAATGCAGTTAAACCACAACATAAATTAACTGTTGTTTCAAGCGATGATATAAAAGTTTGTAAAAAATCCATATATGATTTTATATGTGCTTGCAAAATGTATTTGACTTTGACTGATGAAGAATTGTTCACCATATCTGATATTTTTAGCAATTCCACAGAGAAATTGATCAAAATACTTGATGTTATAAAGACCTTGTTGGATTCAGCGCCATCTATCTTCCCCTCAAGTTCAGCAATAACGTACACCGCTAGTATAGCCAATTCTAACACAGATCATGGCAAAATTGTGCGCGAGTTTTTAGAAACTGAAAGGAAATACGTTTATGATTTAGAGATTCTTTATAATTTCAGCAAACAATTGGTGGACTATAACATAATAAATACGGAAGAGttatatatgttatttCCCAACTTACATGAAGTTATCGAATTCCAAAGAAGATTTTTGATATCTTTAGAAGTCAATGCACAGGTAGAAAATGAAATGCAAAGAATTGGGTCTATATTTGTGCATTCtcaaaacttttttaaattatatgaGCCATGGTCTATTGGGCAAACTGCGGCAATTGATTATATTGCCTCCTTGCCGAGCTTCAACGCTAATGCATCACATTtaatcataaaaaataaattggaattacaatcttttcttttaaaaccaGTCCAAAGACTATGCAAATatccattgttattaaaacaattattgCAAACCACACCTATAGAGTCTCCTAATTACAAAGAAATGGAACTGGCTGTGgatatttcaaaaagtgtggccaaaaatattaatgagAATCAAAGAAGAACGGAAAACCACGAAGTTGTCAAAGAACTATATGGTCGTGTTAACAATTGGAAAGGATATCATATTTCCAAATTCggtgaattattattttacgataaagttaaaatatCTTCTGGGGGAGATATTTCTGACTCAGATAGGGAATTCGAAGTTTTCttgtttgaaaaaattatagttTTGTTTAGTGAATCAGGTCATTATGTTGGAAGTGATGGGCTTAGTGGCGGAAGCAGTGGGTTGGGATCTGCTGGTaatagtttaaaaaaaactgctAGCAGctctttaattttaaaaaagaaattatcaAATACCGTACCAACATTGACCAATGGTAAAAAAACCAAACTAGATCTAAGAGGTAGAATTATGATTatcaatataaataaagttaCTCCAATAGGAAATCACAATTTAAACATCACATGGGAATCACCAAAAGAGCAGGGTAACTTTGTTCTGAAATTTAGAAATGAAGAAACCAGAGATAATTGGAACCAATGTTTGCAGGATTTATGTAAACTTTATCGAGCTGAGTTTGGGACGGCTGACACTGGTTCTCGTCAGAATAGTTTTATTCAAAGTTTTTctaatatcaatattaataataatagtaataataataataataataataataataatcataatcataataatcataCTAGTATTAGTAGTGGTGCTGCGAGCATTAGTAGTGCTActggtaataatagtagttcGGCTAATATTgtaaataacaacaatattaatggGAGCTTATCTTCAAGATCAAGCGCATATTCTAACTTAAAGAATTCATCAGCATCAGGTCGTAATCAGCACTATAATAGTATGTCTTCCTTAAATGGGTTTCAGGTAGGTACAGGCACAAATAATTCCAATAGTAGTACTATTAATGTAAATAATTCTAATGGGCTACAAACACGACTATCTTCGTCTGGATCGTCAAATCGTCATATTTCTGATGTTTTACCTAAGAACAGCACCAATTCATCATCAGCTACATTAAGTAACTTTGAGCATGAGTTGAAATTAATAAccgaaaataataacaataataatgatatagGATACAAAAATTCAATTCCTGATAATGCAATAATGTGCAGAATCTCGTTTAATGAAGATGCTAAAGTCACAATTATGATACCTAAGAATGTTCCATTCGATACACTATTCAAAACAATTCAAAGAAAGGTTTCACATATTGgtaatatgaaaaaaattaagtaTCAAGATGAAGATGGTGACTTTGTAAATATGCAAAGTGAAGATGATTGGGAAGTTGCAAAGGAAATGTtggatgataataatgaatataCGTTGAACGTTACAGCTTATACTTAGATAAACGATgtaaattaatattatagatATGTATTGAAacttaatatatatgtgtgtgtatgtatatgtatgtatatatatattccatTCATTATTTAGTTTTATATTCGATTGCAtaattattgctattttattttatataaggCATACTGCATATAATAGTGGTTGTTACGTTATCTTACAGgttaaattaataaaccGATTGTGGGTACTATGCgtaaaaattatacaagTATGTCGAATATGTTTGTTTTCACTTTGGTaatcaattcttttttttttttctttttcc encodes:
- the CDC24 gene encoding Rho family guanine nucleotide exchange factor CDC24 (similar to Saccharomyces cerevisiae YAL041W | CDC24 | Cell Division Cycle); the encoded protein is MNLLNNTHSTISLPSFEMNNTSQLLNKRVTEKDSLYYICLIVKKRLEQLPLLKPYLNLAYSTAELLCERQALLLAQRKQQLHQSYDSITLISSSNSSFLQSPGNRISSVSSISMDSMDSEKISTTSSNEGAFVMRSSSHSSSSNLSSNKNDLLTFSIGILPITTDCDPVTQLSNLFQQGSPLCIIFNAVKPQHKLTVVSSDDIKVCKKSIYDFICACKMYLTLTDEELFTISDIFSNSTEKLIKILDVIKTLLDSAPSIFPSSSAITYTASIANSNTDHGKIVREFLETERKYVYDLEILYNFSKQLVDYNIINTEELYMLFPNLHEVIEFQRRFLISLEVNAQVENEMQRIGSIFVHSQNFFKLYEPWSIGQTAAIDYIASLPSFNANASHLIIKNKLELQSFLLKPVQRLCKYPLLLKQLLQTTPIESPNYKEMELAVDISKSVAKNINENQRRTENHEVVKELYGRVNNWKGYHISKFGELLFYDKVKISSGGDISDSDREFEVFLFEKIIVLFSESGHYVGSDGLSGGSSGLGSAGNSLKKTASSSLILKKKLSNTVPTLTNGKKTKLDLRGRIMIININKVTPIGNHNLNITWESPKEQGNFVLKFRNEETRDNWNQCLQDLCKLYRAEFGTADTGSRQNSFIQSFSNININNNSNNNNNNNNNNHNHNNHTSISSGAASISSATGNNSSSANIVNNNNINGSLSSRSSAYSNLKNSSASGRNQHYNSMSSLNGFQVGTGTNNSNSSTINVNNSNGLQTRLSSSGSSNRHISDVLPKNSTNSSSATLSNFEHELKLITENNNNNNDIGYKNSIPDNAIMCRISFNEDAKVTIMIPKNVPFDTLFKTIQRKVSHIGNMKKIKYQDEDGDFVNMQSEDDWEVAKEMLDDNNEYTLNVTAYT